One genomic region from Dermacentor variabilis isolate Ectoservices chromosome 6, ASM5094787v1, whole genome shotgun sequence encodes:
- the LOC142586306 gene encoding uncharacterized protein LOC142586306, translated as MDRRLLSGSWIAWLVLATAVGGAGRADGLARFAHRRSDAMDVALRQINLSLLYTLACDTTVSSEVQVKRFQCLLNNIDPADKVVVLGCQYNVGGTMDAATFLTALCENKLPCTKLRACMASERSKNMRPQKPPTLPEAENPIQAGVSGPEQGGMAVNQESTTSTAAPSTSASTAAPPEEVSTTSVATVPPSTSAAPPPGGVYCEEGRGR; from the exons atggACCgccggttgctcagtggctccTGGATTGCGTGGCTCGTTCTGGCCACCGCCGTTGGAGGCGCCGGCAGGGCAGACGGACTCGCCCGATTCGCGCACAGGAGAAGCGACGCCATGGACGTTGCGCTGAGGCAGATCAACCTCTCGCTTCTCTACACGCTGGCGTGCG ACACTACCGTTAGCAGTGAAGTCCAAGTCAAGAGGTTTCAGTGCCTGCTGAATAACATC GATCCGGCGGACAAGGTGGTGGTGCTCGGCTGCCAATACAACGTGGGAGGCACCATGGACGCTGCCACCTTTCTAACCGCATTGTGCGAGAACAAGCTGCCGTGCACAAAG TTGAGGGCGTGCATGGCTTCAGAAAGA TCGAAGAACATGCGACCGCAGAAGCCCCCGACCCTCCCGGAAGCCGAGAACCCGATCCAGGCCGGTGTGTCTGGTCCCGAGCAGGGCGGGATGGCCGTGAACCAGGAGTCGACGACGAGCACGGCCGCCCCGTCCACTAGCGCTTCCACGGCGGCGCCTCCCGAGGAGGTCTCGACCACGTCCGTGGCCACGGTGCCTCCTTCGACATCGGCTGCACCGCCTCCAGGAGGTGTGTACTGCGAGGAGGGGCGGGGGCGGTAG